The Pseudomonadota bacterium genome contains the following window.
CCTCGGGCCTAAGCTCCGCGATGGGGTAATGAAACTCGAGCTCACTGATTCGCTGTCTCGGCGTGATCCGGTCGAGGCGCAGGCTCCCTTCGGCGTCGAGCGGTGTGCGCAGCGCCTGTGCGAGATGCCCGCTCAGCACCTCGCTCCATTCGGGGGCGATGCCGTATTCTTTGAGGCTTTGCCGGACCAAGGCCGTGAGATCCTCGGGCCGGTAGCCCGTAAAATCCAAATGCTCCAAGACCGCATGCAGGCAGCGGCCCGCTGTCACACCGCGCGGGAAATGAAAGATGGTGCGCGGCACGTCCGCCGGGCCCGGCTTGGGATCCGGCTCGGTATCCGCATCGACAGCGCGCGCTTCGGCCGGCATCCCGCGCATCAGCGCCGAAAAGCTTGTCATAGCCCACGGTTCGGGGATGGTTCCCGAGAATACACGCGCCGCGAATCGGGGATTTGGTGACGCCTCGGCCGGGGGGGCCCGCCGCGCAGGGATCGGCGGCGACGCCAAGACGATCGTACCCTCCGAAGCCGATGCCAGCGCTTCGATCTCGCCTTTGATTGCTGCGTCGGTCAAACTCTCGAGGTGCTGATGCCAAGCGGTTTCGGATGCGCCGGGGCTTGGCGGGTGCAGCAACCAGGCAAGGGGCGAG
Protein-coding sequences here:
- a CDS encoding PD-(D/E)XK nuclease family protein, which produces SPLAWLLHPPSPGASETAWHQHLESLTDAAIKGEIEALASASEGTIVLASPPIPARRAPPAEASPNPRFAARVFSGTIPEPWAMTSFSALMRGMPAEARAVDADTEPDPKPGPADVPRTIFHFPRGVTAGRCLHAVLEHLDFTGYRPEDLTALVRQSLKEYGIAPEWSEVLSGHLAQALRTPLDAEGSLRLDRITPRQRISELEFHYPIAELRPEVLMYLIELIEPWDPEACQALAGWGEGACGYMKGFIDLVFETEGRYYLVDYKSNWLGMNLEDYHATRLPAVISQAGYHLQYLLYTVAVHRYLRHRLASYDYERDFGGVYYLFLRGMNARRGAGYGIFYRRPERALVEALDRYFLTGAAAAGEPAKSCP